From Cellulomonas oligotrophica, a single genomic window includes:
- a CDS encoding helix-turn-helix domain-containing protein, whose translation MVRLPLTPADVARGQRLGALLRQARGTRSMLDVALDAGVSPETLRKIESGRVATPAFPTVAAIAGILGLSLDAVWAQITAPDTATDRTREPLAS comes from the coding sequence ATGGTCCGGCTGCCGCTCACCCCCGCCGACGTCGCCCGCGGGCAGCGCCTGGGCGCCCTGCTGCGCCAGGCCCGCGGCACCCGCTCCATGCTCGACGTCGCCCTCGACGCCGGCGTCTCCCCCGAGACGCTCCGCAAGATCGAGTCGGGCCGCGTCGCGACCCCCGCGTTCCCCACCGTCGCCGCGATCGCCGGCATCCTCGGCCTGTCCCTCGACGCGGTCTGGGCGCAGATCACCGCCCCGGACACCGCCACGGACCGCACCCGCGAGCCCCTGGCCTCCTAG
- a CDS encoding ParA family protein, translating to MRVVAVFSVKGGVGKTTAAVNLAYEAAAHGETLLWDLDPQGGATWLLDVKPKLRGGAPALVTGGTHPVAGVRQTAWETLDVLPADGTYRSLDVVLDDAKRSRSRVHRTLTSLKGTYRTVVLDCPAGSSLVAANVVRAADVVVVPLVPGPLTLRSLEQVRQVVAERDPAPPVVGFLSMVDRRRVAHRQVLADLPEGVVDVVVPAAAVVERMGAERRPLAAFAPGTPAALAYRRLWKKVRAAA from the coding sequence ATGCGGGTGGTGGCGGTCTTCAGCGTCAAGGGCGGGGTCGGCAAGACGACCGCTGCGGTGAACCTCGCCTACGAGGCGGCCGCGCACGGCGAGACCCTGCTGTGGGACCTCGACCCGCAGGGCGGCGCGACGTGGCTGCTCGACGTCAAGCCCAAGCTGCGCGGCGGCGCGCCCGCGCTCGTCACGGGCGGCACGCACCCCGTCGCGGGCGTCCGGCAGACGGCGTGGGAGACCCTCGACGTGCTCCCCGCGGACGGCACGTACCGGTCGCTGGACGTGGTGCTGGACGACGCCAAGCGGTCCCGCAGCCGCGTGCACCGCACGCTCACGTCCCTCAAGGGCACGTACCGCACGGTCGTGCTGGACTGCCCGGCCGGCTCGTCCCTCGTCGCGGCGAACGTGGTGCGGGCCGCCGACGTGGTGGTGGTGCCGCTGGTGCCGGGCCCGCTGACCCTGCGCAGCCTGGAGCAGGTGCGGCAGGTCGTGGCCGAGCGCGACCCGGCCCCGCCGGTCGTGGGGTTCCTCAGCATGGTCGACCGGCGTCGCGTGGCGCACCGGCAGGTGCTGGCGGACCTGCCCGAGGGCGTCGTCGACGTCGTCGTGCCCGCCGCCGCGGTGGTCGAGCGCATGGGCGCGGAGCGGCGCCCCCTGGCCGCGTTCGCGCCCGGCACCCCCGCGGCCCTGGCCTACCGCCGGCTGTGGAAGAAGGTCCGCGCGGCCGCCTGA
- a CDS encoding nucleotidyltransferase family protein: MDLSDPISAAIPSVDGQVLQVLARAGLPLTGLTVAQLAGASPEGARRVLRRLHRHGLVTSRPAGAAILYEANRQHLLWPGIERLVRDADQAVSSIKEQIRTVVDDVWGAHRGDQVTAALFGSVARGEAGPDSDVDVLLIVPEGDDDAVETLVALVIDAVEAMTGNACHVYAATRPRFDELIRADDPMVGSWAADAQVFHGPDFRRRLRGATWDDA, translated from the coding sequence ATGGACCTCAGCGATCCCATCAGTGCGGCGATCCCGTCCGTCGATGGCCAGGTGCTGCAGGTCCTCGCGCGAGCAGGACTCCCGCTGACCGGGCTGACGGTGGCCCAGCTCGCCGGCGCCTCGCCCGAGGGCGCGCGGAGAGTCCTGCGCCGACTGCACCGCCACGGACTCGTCACGTCACGTCCCGCCGGCGCTGCGATCTTGTACGAGGCGAACCGGCAGCACCTCCTGTGGCCGGGGATCGAACGGCTGGTCCGTGACGCCGACCAGGCCGTCTCCTCGATCAAGGAGCAGATCCGCACAGTTGTCGACGATGTGTGGGGGGCGCATCGTGGCGACCAGGTGACCGCCGCGCTCTTCGGGTCCGTCGCTCGGGGCGAGGCGGGACCGGACAGCGATGTCGACGTTCTGCTCATCGTCCCCGAGGGCGACGACGACGCGGTCGAGACGCTGGTCGCACTCGTGATCGACGCCGTCGAGGCGATGACGGGCAACGCCTGTCACGTCTACGCGGCCACCCGGCCGAGGTTCGACGAGCTCATCAGAGCCGACGACCCGATGGTCGGCTCCTGGGCGGCAGACGCTCAGGTCTTCCACGGCCCCGACTTCCGACGCCGACTGCGAGGTGCCACATGGGACGACGCGTGA
- a CDS encoding UvrD-helicase domain-containing protein, translated as MPAGDSTAPDATTVDARPVTVPGTEVAGTDDPAPAAPAARATDRRSRAAAAVQAWAGAAARERLLRVVAPLDARGHHVVPDAPGGSRRARPAVTVVGPAGVHVVATTTWPVGDDGVTPEVTEELFSLADRAYRTEAELAELGLAPGEVRALAVVVGREGVDERVGPVRVVGERDVLRVVEARGRRLTGTQAATLRDHLLASTARPEAGPALPGPRPEPAAEVVSSVPPVAPAPVTGVAPAASEAVDVEPWMTWLDPAQAHAVRRSCNGPSRIRGAVGTGKTVVALHRAAYLARARQGAVLLTTYTRTLPATLRPLLARLAPDVADAVEVAGVHEVAARVLAERGVACRIDASLITAAWTTAWGQVGAGSVIDDEDHDQVYWHDEVTHVIKGRGLTRFEQYAMLPRRGRRHQLDGPTRRVVWDLHEAYARGLADRGVHDLADQVALAQAELAARPEPGRYAAVVVDEVQDLSTVALRLLHGLVGDAPDGLTLVGDGQQTVYPGGFALDEAGIDVGARTTVLDVHHRSTAQVLQLASTLVAGETFPDVDGTEQTGDAHAPVLRQGPSPVWVRCANEVDRTARLVRHVQELVTAGVPLGQVGVLALSRAGADHAVQQLRRAGLNVVRLEQHDGSDVDAVRVGAVKHAKGLELAHVLLADVAAEWLDRSPGGLDDVARERREHRRRELYVAMTRARDGLWVATV; from the coding sequence ATGCCCGCAGGGGACAGCACCGCACCGGACGCCACCACCGTCGACGCCCGGCCCGTCACCGTGCCCGGCACCGAGGTCGCCGGCACCGACGACCCGGCGCCGGCCGCACCGGCCGCCCGCGCCACCGACCGCCGCAGCCGCGCCGCCGCCGCCGTGCAGGCGTGGGCCGGCGCCGCCGCCCGGGAGCGGCTGCTGCGCGTCGTCGCACCGCTCGACGCCCGGGGCCACCACGTCGTGCCCGACGCGCCCGGCGGCTCGCGCCGCGCGCGGCCCGCCGTGACCGTCGTCGGGCCCGCCGGCGTCCACGTCGTCGCGACGACCACCTGGCCGGTCGGGGACGACGGGGTGACGCCCGAGGTCACCGAGGAGCTGTTCTCGCTGGCCGACCGCGCCTACCGCACCGAGGCCGAGCTGGCGGAGCTGGGGCTCGCGCCCGGCGAGGTCCGGGCGCTCGCGGTCGTCGTGGGGCGCGAGGGCGTCGACGAGCGCGTCGGCCCCGTCCGGGTGGTCGGCGAGCGCGACGTGCTCCGCGTCGTCGAGGCCCGGGGGCGCCGGCTGACGGGCACCCAGGCCGCCACGCTGCGCGACCACCTGCTGGCGAGCACCGCCCGCCCCGAGGCAGGCCCGGCGCTGCCCGGCCCGCGTCCCGAGCCGGCCGCGGAGGTCGTGAGCTCCGTGCCCCCGGTGGCGCCGGCGCCCGTGACGGGTGTCGCACCGGCCGCGTCCGAGGCGGTCGACGTCGAGCCGTGGATGACCTGGCTCGACCCCGCGCAGGCGCACGCCGTCCGCCGCTCGTGCAACGGCCCGTCGCGGATCCGCGGAGCCGTCGGCACCGGCAAGACCGTCGTGGCGCTGCACCGCGCCGCGTACCTGGCGCGCGCCCGGCAGGGTGCGGTCCTGCTGACCACGTACACGCGCACCCTCCCCGCGACGCTGCGCCCCCTGCTGGCCCGGCTGGCGCCCGACGTCGCCGACGCGGTCGAGGTCGCTGGCGTCCACGAGGTCGCCGCGCGCGTGCTGGCCGAGCGCGGTGTCGCGTGCCGCATCGACGCGTCCCTCATCACCGCCGCGTGGACCACCGCGTGGGGGCAGGTCGGCGCGGGCAGCGTCATCGACGACGAGGACCACGACCAGGTCTACTGGCACGACGAGGTCACGCACGTCATCAAGGGCCGCGGCCTGACCCGGTTCGAGCAGTACGCGATGCTGCCGCGCCGCGGCCGGCGCCACCAGCTCGACGGCCCGACCCGCCGCGTGGTGTGGGACCTGCACGAGGCGTACGCGCGCGGTCTGGCGGACCGGGGCGTGCACGACCTCGCCGACCAGGTGGCGCTCGCGCAGGCCGAGCTCGCGGCCCGTCCGGAGCCGGGCCGGTACGCGGCCGTGGTGGTGGACGAGGTGCAGGACCTGTCGACCGTCGCGCTGCGCCTGCTGCACGGGCTCGTGGGCGACGCGCCGGACGGTCTGACGCTCGTCGGCGACGGGCAGCAGACCGTGTACCCGGGCGGGTTCGCGCTCGACGAGGCGGGCATCGACGTCGGTGCCCGCACCACCGTGCTCGACGTGCACCACCGCAGCACCGCGCAGGTGCTGCAGCTCGCGTCGACGCTGGTCGCGGGAGAGACGTTCCCCGACGTCGACGGCACCGAGCAGACGGGGGACGCGCACGCCCCGGTGCTGCGGCAGGGGCCGTCGCCGGTGTGGGTGCGCTGCGCGAACGAGGTGGACCGCACGGCGCGCCTGGTCCGGCACGTGCAGGAGCTCGTCACGGCGGGCGTGCCGCTCGGCCAGGTCGGCGTGCTGGCGCTCTCGCGCGCCGGCGCCGACCACGCCGTGCAGCAGCTGCGCCGCGCGGGCCTGAACGTGGTGCGGCTGGAGCAGCACGACGGCTCGGACGTCGACGCCGTGCGCGTCGGCGCGGTCAAGCACGCCAAGGGCCTGGAGCTCGCGCACGTGCTGCTGGCCGACGTCGCCGCCGAGTGGCTCGACCGGAGCCCGGGCGGGCTGGACGACGTCGCGCGCGAGCGCCGCGAGCACCGCCGCCGCGAGCTCTACGTCGCGATGACCCGCGCCCGCGACGGCCTGTGGGTGGCGACCGTCTGA
- a CDS encoding MFS transporter, which produces MTDASTTTTTPGVATVRARVAVGASYAAQGFGYATVVTALPGLKLRTGIDDATISLVLLMGALLAAAGSVLAERIATRRASRLALVAGLLAQAVGLGLVTTATSVPPLVAAFTVFSLGLGMVDAAGNMQGVALQRAVGRSIMSTLFACLTAAAIVAALTQSGLTRLGTERGAITALLVAAAVAAGVALAARTSLLTTAQTPPVAAAAATSDAAEPGAAPTAAPAAAPLPRAGIWLFGAMVAIAFVADSAVSSWSTVYLHDTLVAPGAVAPLGYAAYQAAVLVTRLLGDPLVRRVGRAAVVAACASVGVVGLLLVALVPSPTVAVIGFALTGVGTGSLVPLAFSAAGELAPERLDQVVARINLFNYVGATLGAVVLGLLSETTGLGPAFLVPALLMVPAVVAAPRFGGVPGPLGRRGRAAAAAEDAAPPSTPSVAPHVDPPAGP; this is translated from the coding sequence ATGACCGACGCCAGCACGACCACCACGACGCCCGGGGTCGCGACCGTGCGCGCCCGCGTGGCCGTCGGCGCCTCGTACGCGGCGCAGGGATTCGGGTACGCGACGGTCGTCACCGCGCTGCCCGGGCTCAAGCTGCGCACCGGCATCGACGACGCCACGATCTCGCTGGTCCTGCTCATGGGCGCGCTGCTCGCCGCCGCGGGCTCGGTGCTGGCGGAGCGGATCGCGACCCGGCGGGCGAGCCGCCTCGCGCTCGTGGCGGGGCTGCTCGCCCAGGCCGTCGGCCTCGGCCTGGTGACCACCGCGACGTCCGTGCCGCCCCTGGTCGCCGCGTTCACGGTGTTCTCGCTCGGGCTCGGCATGGTCGACGCGGCGGGCAACATGCAGGGCGTCGCGCTCCAGCGGGCCGTCGGACGGTCGATCATGTCGACGCTGTTCGCGTGCCTGACCGCGGCGGCGATCGTCGCCGCGCTCACGCAGTCCGGGCTGACCCGGCTCGGCACCGAGCGCGGGGCGATCACGGCGCTGCTGGTCGCCGCCGCGGTCGCCGCGGGCGTCGCGCTCGCCGCCCGCACGTCGCTGCTGACCACCGCCCAGACGCCGCCCGTCGCAGCGGCGGCCGCGACCTCCGACGCCGCGGAGCCCGGGGCCGCCCCCACGGCCGCACCCGCCGCAGCACCGCTGCCGCGTGCCGGCATCTGGCTGTTCGGCGCCATGGTCGCCATCGCCTTCGTCGCGGACTCCGCCGTGTCGAGCTGGAGCACCGTCTACCTGCACGACACGCTCGTGGCACCAGGGGCGGTCGCGCCCCTCGGGTACGCCGCCTACCAGGCCGCGGTCCTCGTGACCCGCCTGCTCGGCGACCCGCTGGTCCGGCGCGTCGGCCGGGCCGCGGTGGTCGCGGCGTGCGCGAGCGTCGGCGTCGTCGGGCTGCTGCTGGTGGCCCTCGTGCCCAGCCCGACGGTCGCGGTGATCGGGTTCGCCCTCACCGGTGTCGGCACCGGCTCGCTCGTGCCGCTCGCGTTCTCCGCCGCCGGCGAGCTCGCGCCCGAGCGCCTCGACCAGGTCGTCGCGCGCATCAACCTGTTCAACTACGTCGGCGCCACCCTCGGCGCGGTCGTCCTGGGGCTGCTGTCCGAGACGACGGGCCTCGGCCCCGCGTTCCTCGTGCCCGCGCTGCTCATGGTCCCCGCCGTGGTCGCCGCCCCCCGGTTCGGCGGGGTCCCCGGCCCGCTCGGCCGTCGCGGCCGGGCCGCCGCGGCCGCGGAGGACGCCGCCCCGCCCAGCACGCCGTCCGTCGCGCCCCACGTCGACCCGCCGGCCGGCCCCTGA
- a CDS encoding LacI family DNA-binding transcriptional regulator, translating into MSQGTHARGRTGPSIADVARLAGVSQQTVSRVSTGATNVRAQTRERVLAAMDQLGYSPNHAARALRSGSFGTIGLIAHRLTRTGESRTFEGVVEAARQHGYTVTLVDVRTPSSSDVSDAARRLGHQAIDGLVVIRAEDATPATLALPPRLPVVVSDSRFIGHHPAVGTDQAEGAALAVQHLLDLGHPTVHHLGGPEDSTPARVRADAWRTRLRAAGRAVPAVVHGDWSAASGYAHGARLALDPAVTAVFCANDEMAAGLVRALHEHGRDVPGDVSVVGFDDIPMADYLWPPLTTVRQDFTAIGSELVELLMQQIRERTTLSGHHVVVPTTLVVRASTAPPRVVR; encoded by the coding sequence ATGTCGCAGGGGACGCACGCGCGGGGCCGCACCGGCCCGTCCATCGCCGACGTGGCACGCCTGGCGGGCGTCTCGCAGCAGACCGTGTCCCGGGTGTCCACCGGCGCCACCAACGTGCGCGCCCAGACCCGCGAGCGCGTGCTCGCCGCCATGGACCAGCTCGGCTACAGCCCCAACCACGCGGCGCGCGCGCTGCGGTCGGGCTCGTTCGGCACGATCGGGCTGATCGCGCACCGGCTGACCCGCACCGGGGAGTCGCGCACGTTCGAGGGCGTGGTCGAGGCCGCCCGTCAGCACGGGTACACGGTCACGCTGGTCGACGTGCGCACGCCGTCGTCGTCGGACGTCTCGGACGCCGCGCGGCGGCTGGGCCACCAGGCCATCGACGGGCTGGTCGTCATCCGGGCGGAGGACGCGACGCCCGCGACGCTGGCGCTGCCGCCGCGGCTGCCCGTGGTGGTCTCGGACTCGCGGTTCATCGGGCACCACCCCGCGGTGGGCACCGACCAGGCGGAGGGTGCCGCGCTGGCGGTGCAGCACCTGCTGGACCTGGGTCACCCGACCGTGCACCACCTGGGCGGGCCCGAGGACTCGACGCCGGCGCGGGTGCGGGCCGACGCGTGGCGCACCCGCCTGCGGGCGGCGGGGCGTGCCGTGCCGGCCGTCGTGCACGGCGACTGGTCGGCGGCGTCCGGGTACGCGCACGGTGCGCGGCTGGCCCTCGACCCGGCCGTGACCGCGGTCTTCTGCGCCAACGACGAGATGGCGGCGGGCCTGGTCCGGGCGCTGCACGAGCACGGGCGGGACGTGCCGGGCGACGTCTCGGTGGTGGGCTTCGACGACATCCCCATGGCGGACTACCTCTGGCCGCCGCTGACCACGGTGCGGCAGGACTTCACGGCGATCGGGTCCGAGCTGGTGGAGCTGCTCATGCAGCAGATCCGTGAGCGCACCACGCTCAGCGGCCACCACGTCGTGGTGCCGACGACGCTGGTGGTGCGCGCGAGCACCGCACCGCCCCGCGTCGTCCGGTAA
- a CDS encoding putative bifunctional diguanylate cyclase/phosphodiesterase, with protein MVERISAFDRRAGGVAVAAWSVVLLVLVSFGLTVATVQAGARTDQETAAARTVVRDAREVQAVLLDAETGQRGYLITQDRSFLEPYATADARLAQALASLEAASDQLGGVHPGLLEVLARVKLDHLETAVELTKRGRADDAATLVASGAGRRVMDDVRDEAARVIADAAQIADAGATRSVRLRALATTTGALSVLSVLALVVLLLRHQTRLEREQAAAELEAREAVGRLERLSTQDALTGLMLRRPAEEELARALARSRRDGTGLAVVLCDVDRFTELNSRLGSGGGDAVLVAAVQALTAMTGAADLLARAGPDEILLVVEPVASVADAEQIARRVAQAVELDVEVDGQTVATSASVGLVVVGLGVDPPGPAPGVPATTAQVLSAADEATNGAKQAGGRRVHLFDPATDVVRGAHYRIVGELRQALEDPAAGGLWVAYQPLVDLVDDQVFAFEALVRWEHPDRGPLPPGQFVPHVEASELIVGLDRHVLRTATHQVAHWNADRRRRGLPPLRVSVNCAPRTLADPGLVSTVKDALAESGLAPTSLVLEITESAVVQATRVVADRLATLVDLGVTIALDDFGTGYSSLSYLTHLPIGMIKIDRSLVQDLGSSAADEAVVSAISSLARRLGQVVLAEGVEDQTQLDRAMALGCRFAQGYHLGRPAPARELALVAVPLAVPHVRAG; from the coding sequence GTGGTCGAACGGATCAGCGCTTTCGACAGGCGCGCGGGCGGGGTGGCGGTGGCCGCCTGGTCGGTCGTGCTGCTCGTCCTGGTGTCCTTCGGGCTGACCGTCGCGACCGTCCAGGCGGGGGCACGGACGGACCAGGAGACGGCCGCGGCGCGCACGGTCGTGCGCGACGCCCGCGAGGTCCAGGCGGTCCTGCTCGACGCCGAGACGGGCCAGCGCGGCTACCTCATCACCCAGGACAGGAGCTTCCTGGAGCCCTACGCCACGGCCGACGCCCGGCTCGCGCAGGCGCTGGCGTCCCTGGAGGCGGCCTCCGACCAGCTCGGCGGTGTGCACCCCGGGCTGCTCGAGGTGCTGGCCCGCGTCAAGCTCGACCACCTGGAGACCGCGGTCGAGCTGACGAAGCGGGGGCGCGCGGACGACGCCGCCACGCTGGTCGCGTCGGGCGCGGGCAGGCGGGTGATGGACGACGTGCGGGACGAGGCGGCGCGGGTGATCGCCGACGCCGCGCAGATCGCCGACGCCGGTGCGACGCGGTCCGTGCGGCTGCGGGCGCTGGCCACCACGACGGGCGCGCTGTCGGTGCTGAGCGTCCTCGCCCTGGTGGTGCTGCTGCTACGGCACCAGACCCGCCTGGAGCGCGAGCAGGCGGCGGCCGAGCTGGAGGCCCGCGAGGCGGTGGGGCGCCTGGAGCGGCTGTCGACGCAGGACGCGCTGACGGGGCTGATGCTGCGGCGCCCGGCGGAGGAGGAGCTGGCCCGCGCGCTGGCGCGCAGCCGCCGCGACGGGACGGGGCTGGCGGTCGTGCTGTGCGACGTCGACCGGTTCACCGAGCTGAACTCGCGGCTGGGCAGCGGCGGCGGCGACGCGGTGCTGGTCGCCGCGGTGCAGGCGCTGACGGCGATGACGGGGGCGGCGGACCTGCTGGCCCGGGCGGGGCCGGACGAGATCCTGCTCGTCGTGGAGCCGGTGGCGTCGGTGGCCGACGCGGAGCAGATCGCGCGGCGGGTCGCGCAGGCCGTGGAGCTCGACGTCGAGGTCGACGGGCAGACGGTGGCGACGTCGGCGTCGGTGGGGCTGGTCGTGGTGGGCCTGGGGGTGGACCCGCCGGGCCCGGCGCCGGGCGTGCCCGCGACGACGGCGCAGGTGCTCTCGGCGGCGGACGAGGCGACGAACGGCGCCAAGCAGGCCGGCGGCCGGCGGGTGCACCTCTTCGATCCCGCGACCGACGTGGTGCGTGGCGCGCACTACCGGATCGTCGGCGAGCTCCGTCAGGCGCTGGAGGACCCGGCGGCCGGCGGGCTGTGGGTCGCCTACCAGCCGCTGGTGGACCTGGTGGACGACCAGGTGTTCGCGTTCGAGGCGCTGGTGCGCTGGGAGCACCCGGACCGCGGGCCGCTGCCGCCGGGGCAGTTCGTGCCGCACGTCGAGGCGTCGGAGCTGATCGTCGGGCTGGACCGGCACGTGCTGCGGACCGCGACGCACCAGGTGGCGCACTGGAACGCCGACCGGCGGCGTCGGGGTCTGCCGCCGCTGCGGGTGTCGGTGAACTGCGCGCCGCGCACGCTGGCCGACCCGGGCCTGGTGAGCACCGTCAAGGACGCCCTCGCCGAGTCGGGGCTGGCGCCGACGTCGCTGGTGCTGGAGATCACCGAGAGCGCGGTCGTGCAGGCCACGCGGGTGGTCGCGGACCGGCTGGCGACGCTCGTGGACCTGGGCGTGACGATCGCGCTCGACGACTTCGGCACCGGGTACTCGTCGTTGTCGTACCTGACGCACCTGCCGATCGGGATGATCAAGATCGACCGCTCGCTGGTGCAGGACCTCGGCTCGTCGGCGGCCGACGAGGCCGTGGTGTCGGCGATCTCGAGCCTGGCGCGGCGCCTGGGGCAGGTGGTGCTGGCCGAGGGCGTCGAGGACCAGACGCAGCTGGACCGGGCGATGGCGCTCGGGTGCCGGTTCGCGCAGGGGTACCACCTGGGCAGGCCGGCGCCGGCGCGCGAGCTGGCGCTGGTGGCAGTCCCGCTGGCCGTGCCCCACGTCCGCGCAGGCTGA
- a CDS encoding GmrSD restriction endonuclease domain-containing protein, with the protein MTSPSAPSPVRPPAASRALVVVLAVLGLTACDPALGATTTGQDPTGAAGSALAAARELTVKGRAPMTGYDRELFSYGSADVDENGCDARNDVLARDLDDVTYKAGTRDCVVASGTLQDPYSGEEIAFTRGQATSSEVQIDHVVALADAWQKGAQQWDEATREAFGNDPMNLLAVDGPLNNAKGAGDTATWLPPNRAARCGYVARQVAVKQTYDVWVTSAERDAMVDVLSTCPDEPLPTSDASWWPEGADAGTTGDDVHYATCADAREAGAAPLHEGEPGYRAEMDGDGDGTACE; encoded by the coding sequence GTGACCTCCCCCTCCGCACCGTCACCCGTCCGTCCCCCGGCCGCGTCGCGCGCGCTCGTCGTCGTGCTCGCCGTGCTCGGCCTGACCGCCTGCGACCCGGCGCTGGGCGCCACGACCACGGGGCAGGACCCCACCGGGGCCGCCGGCAGCGCGCTCGCCGCGGCCCGTGAGCTCACCGTCAAGGGCCGCGCCCCCATGACGGGGTACGACCGTGAGCTGTTCTCGTACGGCTCGGCCGACGTCGACGAGAACGGCTGCGACGCCCGCAACGACGTGCTCGCGCGCGACCTGGACGACGTGACGTACAAGGCCGGCACCCGGGACTGCGTGGTCGCCTCGGGCACCCTGCAGGACCCGTACTCCGGCGAGGAGATCGCCTTCACGCGGGGGCAGGCCACGTCGAGCGAGGTGCAGATCGACCACGTCGTCGCGCTGGCCGACGCGTGGCAGAAGGGCGCCCAGCAGTGGGACGAGGCGACCCGGGAGGCGTTCGGCAACGACCCGATGAACCTGCTCGCCGTCGACGGGCCGCTGAACAACGCCAAGGGCGCGGGCGACACGGCGACGTGGCTGCCGCCCAACCGCGCGGCCCGCTGCGGGTACGTCGCGCGGCAGGTCGCGGTGAAGCAGACGTACGACGTCTGGGTGACGTCGGCCGAGCGGGACGCGATGGTCGACGTGCTGAGCACGTGCCCGGACGAGCCGCTGCCGACGTCGGACGCGTCGTGGTGGCCGGAGGGTGCCGACGCCGGCACGACGGGGGACGACGTGCACTACGCGACGTGCGCCGACGCCCGCGAGGCGGGGGCGGCGCCGCTGCACGAGGGCGAGCCCGGCTACCGCGCCGAGATGGACGGTGACGGCGACGGCACCGCGTGCGAGTAG
- the map gene encoding type I methionyl aminopeptidase: MIEILTSAELDRARVTGALVGDILQTLKARTTVGTDLLDIDRWARELIADAGAQSCYVDYAPSFGRGPFGHHVCTSVNDGVLHGLPHRYRLADGDLLTLDIAVLQDGIAADSAISFVVGDTRPPGSVALIEATERALAAGIAAAGPGVRLGDVSHAIGTVLTAAGYPVNTEFGGHGIGSTMHQDPHVPNTGRPGRGYRLRPGLLLALEPWVMADTDELVTDDDGWTLRSATGCRTAHSEHTVAITEDGVEVLTLPSA; the protein is encoded by the coding sequence GTGATCGAGATCCTCACCTCCGCCGAGCTCGACCGCGCCCGCGTCACCGGCGCCCTCGTCGGCGACATCCTCCAGACGCTGAAGGCCCGCACCACCGTCGGCACGGACCTGCTCGACATCGACCGGTGGGCCCGCGAGCTGATCGCCGACGCCGGTGCGCAGTCCTGCTACGTCGACTACGCGCCGTCGTTCGGCCGCGGCCCGTTCGGCCACCACGTCTGCACCTCCGTCAACGACGGCGTGCTGCACGGCCTGCCGCACCGCTACCGGCTCGCCGACGGCGACCTGCTGACCCTCGACATCGCGGTGCTCCAGGACGGCATCGCCGCCGACTCCGCGATCAGCTTCGTCGTCGGCGACACCCGCCCGCCCGGGAGCGTCGCGCTGATCGAGGCGACCGAGCGGGCGCTGGCGGCGGGGATCGCCGCCGCGGGGCCCGGGGTGCGCCTCGGGGACGTCTCGCACGCCATCGGCACGGTGCTCACCGCGGCGGGGTACCCGGTCAACACCGAGTTCGGCGGGCACGGCATCGGCTCGACCATGCACCAGGACCCGCACGTGCCCAACACCGGCCGCCCCGGCCGCGGGTACCGCCTGCGCCCGGGCCTGCTGCTGGCGCTCGAGCCGTGGGTCATGGCCGACACCGACGAGCTCGTCACCGACGACGACGGCTGGACGCTGCGCAGCGCGACCGGCTGCCGCACCGCGCACAGCGAGCACACCGTCGCGATCACCGAGGACGGCGTCGAGGTCCTCACCCTGCCCTCCGCGTGA
- a CDS encoding TetR/AcrR family transcriptional regulator, with protein MARDTDDSLSAATRALADATAQLTRLLGEQARQVVPEVSETIAASLREASRGLAEASEGVARATGGSRADERRRAKVERTRADLLAAAARVIAEKGYEGASVGDIAAAAGYTKGALYAHFASKEEVFLALAREQLDLSIDAPDATIPGVSVDGVDQDAVADWLCGTQDDPRVLLSLEFLAYGLRHPDASSDLAELHVRSHEVLADQVAEVRRARQGDAAEPGTTQDDYDTALAVISVLNVAALEGRLTGSERLSPRAAARVIARLLG; from the coding sequence ATGGCCCGCGACACCGACGACTCCCTCAGCGCCGCCACCCGCGCGCTCGCGGACGCGACCGCCCAGCTCACCCGCCTGCTCGGCGAGCAGGCCCGCCAGGTCGTCCCCGAGGTCTCCGAGACCATCGCCGCGAGCCTGCGCGAGGCGTCGCGCGGCCTCGCCGAGGCGTCCGAGGGCGTCGCGCGCGCCACCGGCGGCTCGCGCGCCGACGAGCGGCGCCGCGCGAAGGTCGAGCGCACCCGCGCCGACCTGCTCGCCGCGGCCGCCCGCGTCATCGCCGAGAAGGGGTACGAGGGCGCGTCCGTCGGCGACATCGCCGCCGCCGCCGGGTACACCAAGGGCGCCCTGTACGCGCACTTCGCGTCCAAGGAGGAGGTGTTCCTCGCGCTGGCCCGCGAGCAGCTGGACCTGAGCATCGACGCCCCCGACGCCACGATCCCCGGCGTCAGCGTCGACGGCGTCGACCAGGACGCCGTCGCCGACTGGCTGTGCGGCACCCAGGACGACCCCCGGGTCCTGCTGTCGCTGGAGTTCCTGGCCTACGGCCTGCGTCACCCCGACGCGTCGAGCGACCTCGCCGAGCTGCACGTGCGCTCGCACGAGGTGCTCGCCGACCAGGTCGCCGAGGTGCGCCGCGCCCGGCAGGGCGACGCCGCCGAGCCCGGCACCACGCAGGACGACTACGACACCGCGCTCGCCGTGATCTCGGTGCTCAACGTCGCCGCGCTCGAGGGCCGCCTGACCGGGTCCGAGCGCCTCTCCCCGCGGGCCGCCGCGCGGGTCATCGCCCGTCTCCTCGGCTGA